The following are encoded together in the Nocardioides sp. Arc9.136 genome:
- the fliL gene encoding flagellar basal body-associated protein FliL has translation MSTTTLPAPAAAAAEEEPSGGGRKKLVLLLVVALVAAAAAYWFLLRPGGDAEPVPGEVLVMEPVQVNLADGHYLSVGIALQLVEGAAHADGSKALDATIDLFSGREADELVRAKNRHELKEELMGELDHRYHGEVLDVYFTQFVTQ, from the coding sequence ATGAGCACCACCACGCTGCCGGCCCCGGCCGCCGCCGCCGCCGAGGAGGAGCCGTCCGGCGGCGGGCGCAAGAAGCTCGTCCTGCTGCTGGTCGTCGCGCTGGTCGCCGCAGCCGCGGCGTACTGGTTCCTGCTGCGCCCCGGCGGGGACGCCGAGCCGGTGCCGGGGGAGGTGCTGGTCATGGAGCCGGTGCAGGTCAACCTCGCCGACGGCCACTACCTCAGCGTCGGGATCGCGCTGCAGCTGGTCGAGGGCGCCGCGCACGCCGACGGCAGCAAGGCGCTCGACGCCACCATCGACCTGTTCAGCGGTCGCGAAGCCGACGAGCTGGTCCGCGCGAAGAACCGCCACGAGCTCAAGGAGGAGCTCATGGGCGAGCTGGACCACCGCTACCACGGGGAGGTCCTGGACGTGTACTTCACCCAGTTCGTCACCCAGTGA